The Rattus rattus isolate New Zealand chromosome 13, Rrattus_CSIRO_v1, whole genome shotgun sequence nucleotide sequence taTTATGTATCAGGGATTTTTCAAATGGCTACCTAGTTGCAGagatattctgtatatattaCCCCTGGGACCTTCGATTATCATCCTTTGAAAATGGTACTTCCTTGAAAGTCAAATTGGATAACTGGGCACAAATAGAGAAGGTAAGGCACCAAATTAACAAGAGTTTACTGTGAAGTTTGTTTTAGAAagtacactctctctctctctctctctctctctctctctctctctctctctctgtgtgtgtgtgttcacgtgtgagagagagagagagagacagagagagatagagacagaggcaaTGTCAAGTCTAGGATATAACTGATTACTGAAATTCCAGTTGTTTATATTACAAAACTATAAATAAACCATGAAATTTAGTATATGACAATCAATGTGGTGTATAATAGTAGCTATCTTGAAGGACAAAAGTGAATGTTgataattaacataaaaattagtccaaaagagaaaagagtggGTTAAAGTAAATTCAAAgcatttaattacttttctagAACTTCCGATggtgaaatattttctttctattgttaaAGTTTCTAgcgaaaaaaaaatttaaactaccTAAAGAACTCATCCATGGAACAATTCACTGCAAGCCTGGGGTGCCTGAAATACTGATTCAGGAGATTTACACTTTACTCACCCATCAAGAGTAAGTCGTTTGAGATCTTCTAACAACATAATTTAATGTAAACTTTTGATGAGAGAAAGCTCGCTACTAAGACATAGTTTGCCAacaatattttgtttcttatttgcaGAATTAGAAGCATCCAGGATGATTTTGCTAATTTCACAGACTATAGTTATCAGATGCGTTTGCCCCTGGTTCCCAGGAGTACAGTATCAAAgtctattaaaaataacattaggTTATCGGAACTACTAAGCAATCCTAATATACTCAGCAATGAACTCAAGATAGAATTCCTCTTCCTTTTGCAAATGCTGCAAAGAAAATTAAGCAGAAAATTGAATCCAGGTAAGCCTTCCCTGGAGACAGGTGAGTGTCTTTGAAATCAGCAAGGCTGTCCCCAAGTTGAAATGAGAGAAAATCATgcaataaaatgatttattatcACTGTAATGGATTACTtttcagttcatttctttttgtaGAAGCTCATATTACATAGGGATAGACactgattttagaaaaaaaaacttgtcagCCTATTATATTAAACTTTTGTGGCAAACACGAGTCGACTATAACTTCCAGAGCAGGAACATTTGACTAACATTGACATGATCCTTAAGCTGTTGGGAAAAGCTTAGATTCTCATGATTGACTCTGAATGCTGTTGGGAAGAAAATGGTCAGAGATCTTTTTATCCACATTATATTGCTATGAGGATGGAACGGCAGGTTTCCAAAGGCTCGCCCAATAATTGTTAGGTCAACTTAAAACTATTGTCATACTGCCCATCAGTTGTCCCAGGCAGATGACAAAGTAAATGAAAGTGGTATTCTGTACTTATCATTAGCTCCCCttttgcatcttttaaaaatgttaatcatTTATCTACTCCCCGTATTTCACACATAGAAAACTGAGCGTTTCTGTAGCATACCAACAATCCAAGAAATACCATTAGAATGTTTCTTGCTTTGAACTatcttttctgaaggaaagagCCATTTTCTCTCTGGTACCTAGAAGGTAGAATACTGCACCTTGAATTCTTCCTTCCATTTGGGTTATTTGGATAGCCCACATGTGAGTGAGGTGTGGGGTTTTGTCTACCCTTACTGTGCTCATTTTCCAGACTTCCAGACTTCTCTTCTCTGACTTGTTATGATCTCTGGCCCTATTCATGAATTTGTGAGCAAACGAAAAAATATGAGGCATTGATGCTTTGACAGAGTTTCATATTCAAAATGTGTATGTTTTAAACATTACAGTTTTGCTGCAAAATGGGTCACACATCCATGTATATCATACATGGACAATTTTAAAAGCTGCTGATGGGGTTAAACACTTGCACATTTTGATGGAGTTTAAGAAATGGAGTATTGCCAACACCTTCCCCTTCTTGATTGAGCTCACCACACCCTCCACCCACGGAAACCAATGCCTTCCTGCTTTTGTTGGAAAGTTTCCTCCATTAAAATAGAGTTAAGCTATGTGTACTCTCATGTCATTCTCAGTTTTAGCCACACATATAAACACTTGTGTTTGAATATTGTGAGTGTGTTGTATGAATGATTAAGTCCAGGGGCCTTATGTATTCTAGCCAAGTCTATTTAGTTTTATCTCCATGCCTTatgaaatacttttctttttctaagtgggtttcttcagttttgttgtttttcagagaaactcttctcctttttcatctactaaaaaatattttttcttacaaCATATTCTGTTACAGTTCTCCTTTCCCCCActactcccagttcctccttGTCTTCCCTCTAGTATTTTGAGAATGGTTCTTTTCATATACTATATCCTGATTGCagttttccccctcctctcccagatcctccctacccTTTTAACTTTCAACTCCAtatgtttcttctctccctctcaaaAACAGgcaaattaaaaaagacaaaacaaccaaataaaaacaacagctaTGTTCACAAGACAGGAGTCTCCACATCCCAGCAGAAACAACCAACCTctatttgaatgttttatttcatttaaaggtCCATCTTTATTCCTCTATATTGTTTTCTGTTGAACATACCTTCATACATTCATGATCACTTTTCTCCCTCTTTAAATAATCAATACTCAAGTCTTCTATGGTGATTCATATTCGTTTATTTTAcgagtatgtgagtgagtgtgtgtgtgtttgtgtgtgtgtgtgtgtgtgtgtgtgtgtgtaccattccAGCCAGTACAAAGTCAAACAGTTCTCTAAGGTGGGGAATGAGGATGATTAcaggaaagacaaaagagaagacTCAGAGATAAAGGTTAGAAATCAAAAGGTCTGTCCGGTCAGTACTGCGGCAGCCCCCAGTTTAACTCTCTCAGGTTTTGTATACAGTATCGTGGGAAACAAAGTCACAAGCCATCAGAGACAATGGCTGGGATACATTCCACATCTGTACCTATCCAGAGGCCTCCTTattcctcctgttccttcctccaaGATTAACAG carries:
- the Spata4 gene encoding spermatogenesis-associated protein 4; amino-acid sequence: MAAAGRAEESLPLAAESSKTTLPTPPAVPAARKPKKCLVYPHPPRSSRLCPSVLRWLQGLDLSFFPRNVTRDFSNGYLVAEIFCIYYPWDLRLSSFENGTSLKVKLDNWAQIEKFLAKKKFKLPKELIHGTIHCKPGVPEILIQEIYTLLTHQEIRSIQDDFANFTDYSYQMRLPLVPRSTVSKSIKNNIRLSELLSNPNILSNELKIEFLFLLQMLQRKLSRKLNPGWFDIKPTVGEITVGHLPAHSYKHKYKSKVSKERAVSSLSKSGNDVQPHREIHVKQNGKPCDATAKPMINVEETMKDTEEVALKK